Proteins encoded together in one Triticum dicoccoides isolate Atlit2015 ecotype Zavitan chromosome 7B, WEW_v2.0, whole genome shotgun sequence window:
- the LOC119341443 gene encoding uncharacterized protein LOC119341443 has protein sequence MTKSNSDKVPRTTTHRSPFKDITNSSTIENANVTTNSQQARKNTWYARLSDEKRTAFLENRCMSRQEKKAQPLNIITGQLTPEAHASLGSKECTPLSNITNPHTNDGRCTGDCTTIVRHSEDVNVERKRTGHNWYARLTDEQRAEHLHKLQLARLQKKVVADSVTVELPDSSYSRSSPGSASTVPISKSSTCLPVGRHKATTATGAASAKQRQPSAGEASPGLTHYGSTQSSITCVGHTLVGEPNTGEDVSDDWLHRNPTYVRGARSVNTIVTSYGLGQGRLNTIVTSYRLEESTDNMTLCPQVLSLVRPLNDKVLSDEIYEHTIYHPAKHTHFAALPGIYDRTLTLNGFSKVNLILLAWQLHFGLHSSSTTQMLILYLEKSRFLP, from the exons ATGACGAAGAGTAATTCAGACAAAGTTCCACGAACGACTACGCACCGTTCCCCATTTAAAGACATAACAAACTCGTCTACGATTGAGAATGCAAATGTCACTACTAATAGTCAACAAGCAAGAAAGAATACATGGTATGCCCGACTGTCTGATGAGAAGAGAACAGCATTTCTCGAAAATCGTTGCATGTCCCGACAAGAAAAGAAGGCTCAGCCTCTGAATATTATTACTGGTCAACTAACACCTGAGGCACATGCTTCGTTAGGATCCAAGGAGTGTACCCCTTTGAGCAACATAACCAACCCACACACAAATG ATGGAAGATGCACAGGGGACTGCACGACTATTGTTCGACATTCCGAAGATGTTAATGTTGAGCGAAAAAGGACTGGCCATAATTGGTATGCTCGACTAACAGACGAACAAAGAGCAGAACACTTGCATAAGCTACAGTTGGCTCGCCTACAAAAAAAAGTTGTAGCTGACAGTGTTACTGTCGAATTACCTGACAGCTCGTACTCCCGATCTTCACCTG GTTCAGCCTCTACAGTACCAATTTCCAAGAGTAGTACTTGTCTTCCGGTGGGACGGCACAAAGCGACGACTGCAACCGGCGCTGCGAGTGCCAAACAGCGCCAACCATCTGCCGGGGAAGCGTCACCTG GTCTCACACATTATGGATCGACACAATCCAGTATCACCTGTGTGGGACACACGCTGGTTGGAGAGCCAAATACAGGGGAGGACGTTTCTGATGATTGGCTGCACAGGAATCCAACTTATGTACGAGGAGCGAGGTCGGTGAACACAATAGTAACGTCTTACGGACTAGGGCAAGGTCGGCTGAACACAATAGTAACGTCTTACAGACTGGAGGAGAGCACGGACAATATGACTTTGTGCCCACAAGTTTTATCTTTGGTGCGTCCATTAAACGACAAG GTTCTATCTGATGAGATCTATGAGCATACTATCTACCATCCTGCTAAACACACACACTTTGCTGCATTACCTGGAATCTATGACAGAACATTAACTCTAAATGGGTTTTCTAAG GTGAACTTAATACTACTCGCATGGCAACTACACTTTGGTCTGCACTCTTCATCTACAACTCAAA TGTTGATTTTATATCTAGAGAAAAGCAGATTCTTACCTTGA